TTTGCTGATATTTTCATCTGACAGAGATAATCCATTCAGCAAAGCAATCAATCTCAAAGGCGATACGATCTATGGCGGCTCGACTGATTTATACTACAGTTTTGGTGAATATGACCCAACAATTTCTATTGATACTTTGAGCTTCGAAGGGTTTAATTGGGAAACACCAAGACCTCTCAGAGGTGCAAATACTACCAATTTCAATGAGGGTTCGCCATTTGTGTATTGTCAGGATTTTAATCCTACCCTCTTTTTCTCAAGCAATAGAGATAATGCTAATATTGGCGATTTCGACATTTATGCAGCAAAACTTGATATTAATTTCGATTCTAAAAGTATTTCTTTACTATCAGTACCGGAGCTGATTGACCTTAAATCGCCTACAGCAGATTCATTGACTTACAGCATAAATACTCCTGCTGATGAGCGATTCCCATATGTCCCCTTCCCTCATCTCGAAAAAGCAGAAGATAATCCTTTATATTTTTCATCGGACAGAAACCGAAAAAGAATAATGAAAGCCTGTGACTGTGAACCCGGAAATGACCGAACAGAGAATATTGGTGGATATGACATTTATAAATATCCATTACCCGAAAAATATAACTGCCCAAAGCCTGAAAAACCTGTTATTCCGAAAGAGCCGGTTTATGAGCCGGGTCTTTTTGCTGAAATTGTCGTTGTCAATCTTGAAAAACCTGATGAGCCCGTAAAAAATGCTTCCTTAGCAATTTATGATGAATCAGGCAAACTTATTTCTGATAATTATCAGGACGGCAAGTTGAAAGTTAAGCTCGATTTTGAGAAAAATTATTTGGTTAAAGGTGGAAGTAGTTTTAATGATATGGACTGTTTGTCTGACAAAGAAATAATTTTCAGAGGTTATAAGGCTCCATCTGAGACTTTTTATGAAAGAAACCTGGATTCTTCTCTAAAAATTGATATTCTAACCGGCTATTCAATGAATTCAAAAGAATTTATAACTATTAACCAGGATATTACACGTCAAGAAAAAGGAATGATAATCGAAAAAGGCATTCAGGTTGAGTCTGATGATGTAATAAATGAAAAGATTATTAATGCCAGAATATCAGGTGATATTGTAGCTTATGATAAGCAGATTACTATAACAAAATATTGGAACAGAATAGAGCTAAGACCCGCATTATATAGTGGGGACTTTGCTGTTGAATCGGCTTTAAGTGGAGCGGTCAGGTCAGTAGCAACCATGAATGAAATTTATTACAGAGAAAAACCAAAATCAAATGAAAAAATAGTTATTCATGATACTGTTTATCTACTACCTGATTACATCATCAAGCCACCTTGTTATTGTGAATTTTCAGGTGTTTTGACAAGCTATCAGCAGAATGTACCATATTTTCAGACAGGATTCTGGGAAGTTAATTCTCTCAGGAATTTCAGAAGAGATATGAGGACCCTGGAATCATTCAAGTTCAGAGAAGCCCGCTGGATTGAACTTCATAAAGATAACCAGTATTTTGGCGAAGGTATGAAGGGCAGACTGAAGCGAACTTATGAATATGAGGATTATGCCCGTATAGTGGACTCAAATCTCTACAAAATGGCTGATATGATATCGAATAAAATTATACCTGCATTTAGGGTAATAGATAGCATTACCCCCGGAAGTAAGCTGATTATCAGTCTTGATGCCTGGAGTGACCGAAGACCTGTAAGAAGAGGCTGGTATATCGGTGATGATGTTGATTATGTGGAAGGAACCCTTATCGAGGATACTCGTGACTATGATATTGATTTTCATAGAGTTATGATTCAGGACAAAAGTTCTCTGAACCTGAATAATGATACACTATCAAGGCTTAGAGCATATTATGGTTATCTTGAACTTTTGGATAAATTGCTGGATACAGCTATTGTCGGACGAGGATTTTATGATTATTATGTTGATGGGCTTACTTTGCTTCCTGATGACGACGCACTGCAGAATGCCAATCTGAATCTGCCGTTTTCGCTGAAATCTGTTGAAGAACTTGTTTTCAAATCGAAGATTATAATTCTTGCAAAAGGAAATTATTTTGACCCGACTGAGTATAAAATTCCTCGTTATATTCGCGATATTGATTCGTCGCTATTCATGCTTGATACCATCAGGCGAATAGATGTAAGGATTAATACTCTCGAATATAAAGCCGGAAAGCTTATAAAATCACCATGCTGTAATGATAATTTACCATGCCTTGATTACAGGGACATAATTAATTTCAACAATAAAATTTTGGAGACTAAGGCAACTGATCCAAGAAGAAGGAAAAGAGGAAATTAGTAATGTCCAATGATTAACATGAGTTCATCATTGATTGCTTTGCGGGCTTTCTTCGTTGAACCGGTTTCATCAAATTCAATTATTTTTGAATCGTGGAAAATATTCAATTTAACACCAATGGTGCCGAAGAATGTCGAAATTTGGTTTGCATCGCCATAGCCTGTTGAACGGATATGGAAACCTTTACCTTTTTTTTCGAAGAACATCCTGTCAATTTTGCTTATCGTATGTGACCCGCTTATAGTACGTATTGTAAGTGAATCAATTCGACTTATCATTTCATCTGAGTATATAGAAAAATTGAAAGAGGCGCCTTTTTCTTTGAATTCAAAATCCCTGATGGTAAAATCTACTTTTAACTCATGATTATGAGATTTAAACTCAAGAGGTTTGATATAATACTGGTTTTTCCCTTCACCAATATAAAAATCCTCATAATACTTGCCTGCTTTACTTGTACTTCCCGGTTTCATGCTACCACAAGAGAAAAGAACCCCCAAAAGTAAAGTAATAGCAACGTACTTAGCTGTTGAATTTAATCCTTTTTTTAGCATATCCGCTTTCATAAAATTTATAAATCAATGTTGAATCAGGGCTTGTTATATTAACAAGATATTTTTTTGTAGAATTAATGTCTTTAATCAGCTCCCTGTATATAAAATTATTTTCAATACGATTAAATGACTTTAGTTGATTTTTTTCTTTTTCATTTTTGAATGAATCATTAACCATATCCACTAAATTGACATTGTATGGCAGCGCAACATATATTACATAGTTGTCACCTTTGACAATTTTGTGCAATGGATATACACTTCTGCTTAACTTGTGCTGAATATTCTCATAATCTTCGAATGCTTCTTTTGTCATTTTTTGCTCAGACTCATTATCTTTATCATATAACAATTTGTCTGTGCCGCCAATGAATATTGAATTACTGTCAGTATCCTTTGTGCCGCAGGATTGAAGCATAAATATCAAGAGAATTAATATGGAAATTAAATTTTTCATTTTGAAGAATATGAAATAGAAAAGAGCTGTACCATAATATAAAAATGATACAGCCCGAAAAAAGTAAAATTATTATTCGCCGGTTACAATTGTTTCATAGCTAACAATTATACCAAGTATATTTGACATTTTAACGTCAACAGTAGAAACTTTAGTGATGCCACCATTTTTAGCAGCTGTTCTGATACTTGCATCAGCATCAAAGAATAAAACACCAAAGAATCCGGTACCTTTGGCAGTGCCTACTTTTGAACCAATCGGGTTCGATGTTGCAGCTGCAGGTAAAGTAAGTGAACAAGAAGAAAGAAGCGCAATAACTGATAAAGAAATTGCAGCAATAAAAAGTTTTAACTTCATAGAAAACTCCTCAAAATATTAATGCCTACTCTTTTTAGGTTTTTCAGCAATCACCTGTATAGCAAAAATATGAAAATTTAAGTGAAATAAAAATTATTTTATATTAATCAATTAAATTATTTTATGACAAGCTATCGAATAATTTGACAATAAAAATCATCTCTCAAAATCTTATCTTCTCTCCAATATTTGGAATTGTCATTTTAAATACTTGAGAATAATTTGATTTATAAATTCTGTTGACTTCCCGGTATGGGTCGCCGATTGGTTCATCGGATAAATCGAATGTTCCGAAGTGCATAGGCAGAAAATTTTTAGCTTTCATATCATTTGCAGCTTTAAGAGCATCAGCAGGACTTGTATGACTTGGAGCCATAAACCATTCCGGTTTGTAAGCACCAATTCCGATAATTGCATAATCAGGAGCTCCGAATAGCTCGAAAACTTCTTTGAAATGTGAGCCATATCCCGAATCGCCCCCGAAATATATTGACTTTCCGGCAGCTTGAATCATAAATGCTCCCCAAAGTTTATTATTGAAACCGCTTATTCCGCGTGTTCCCCAGTGTCTTGTAGGAAGAAAAGTAATTTCAATTCCATCGCTTGTAATATTATACTTTTGATACCAGCCTGCTTCCTGAATTTGATTTTGAGGTGCCCAGTCCCGTAAATACTGACCAAGTTTTAGTCCTGTCAATAATTTAGCCTGCGGATTATTCTTTACAATCAACTTAAAGCTTTCTTTATTTAAATGGTCATAATGCTCGTGAGAGAGGAGGATATAATCCAGATTATTTATATATTCAGGTTTGATAGGAAGTGCTGAAAATCTTTTCATCATAGGTGATGGAACTGTAAAAATCGGGTCTGTGATAATAAGTTTACCATTAATTCTGATTAGATAAGTAGCATGACCTATCCAAATCAGCCCATCCTCCGTACTTTTCAAAAAGTCTGACCCATCTACAACCGGTAGTCTGAAAGTATCGTTATTCTTTTCAGCTTTTTGGGGATTTTTCTCGAATTGCCACTTTATGACTCTCGTAATATCGTTGTTAAATGGAAATTCGTGATTATCGAATTTGCCTTCAGAATTAATTGGGTTTCCCTTCCAGCCTGTTTTGATAGTTTCAAGCTCCGGATTTGATGCAGGCAGTTCTGATTTATTAAATAAATTCATAGAGGTATACGCAACTAAGATAAGAATTATAAATAATGTGAATTTAAACATTTTGATTTTGAAAATTTGTTTCATAAAAAAAAATTGAAAAGGAATTTTTAAAATTTTAATAAATAATTTATTAAGAATATTCTTAATGATTTATAATAAAATTGATAAATTTACAAATTTGTATATATTTTAATATAACTAAAATAATATGTTGGTTAAGCTACGATTGATATATTGAAAAATTGTAAAATGCACTCTGAAAATTTGCTTTAAATTGGATTCTGTGATATTTTTTAACTTCAAGTATCAATATAACTAAATATTTGAATATAAAGAAGTTGTGAAATCATATATTTTAGGTTACGAACATTGAAAAAAAATATTTGAAAATTAATTTTATTTTATCTGAATATTTTATTAGTTTTGTTTTAGTTCAATTGAGTAAATTAAAATATTTATTTATGGTATTGATATGCTGACTGAATATTCTGTTGTATTAGTCTTTTTATTTGTAGGTGTCTTTTTTGTTGCTGCAGGTATTGTGGTAGCTGCTCTGATACGCCCCAGCCGTCCCAATCCACGCAAAAACTCGACTTATGAGTCAGGCGAGGAGCCAATCGGCTCGCCCTGGATACAGTTTAATAACCGATTTTATATAATAGCATTGGCATTTATAATATTTGATGTCGAGCTTGTAATGCTTTTCCCATGGGCGGTTGTTTTTAAAGAAATGGGCTGGTTTGCATTCTGGGGAATGATTGTATTTGCGTTCATCCTTGCATTGGGGCTTGCCTATGACTGGGCTAAAGGACTTTTAGACTGGGAAAAGCCACAGCCACAGATACCTGTTCTGTCTGACCTTGTGACTACAAGAGAAGAATACTTAAAAAATATCAAAACTAAAGAAAACTAAGGTAAAATTATGGGCTTATTAAATAGATTAGATGACCCGATACAGGGCGATGGCATAATTTTAGGTACTGTTGAAGATATATTGAATTGGGGAAGAAGCAAATCTGACTGGTATCTTCAGTTTGGACTAGCGTGTTGTGCTATCGAATTTATGGCTCTGAACGCATCTCATTTTGATATGATGAGATTCGGTGCTATTCCCAGAACATCACCCCGCCAGGCTGATTTTATAATTGTTTCCGGTACGGTAACTCTTAAAATGGCTGACAGAATCAAGACTCTTTATGAGCAAATGTCTGAGCCGCGTTATGTAATGTCTATGGGTTCATGTTCAAATTCCGGCGGTCCATACTGGGAACATGGTTATCATGTACTTAAAGGAGTTGACAGAATTATTCCGGTTGATGTTTATGTTCCGGGATGTCCACCAAGGCCTGAAGCGTTTTTCGAAGGTTTGGTAAAACTTCAGAAAATGATAAGCACACAAGCAATTTTCAGAAAACGCGAAAAAATGTCCCCTGAAGACCTTGCCGCTCTTGAGCTAAGACAAAAGAAAGTCAGAGAATATCAGGAAAGAGTTAAGCAAGAAAATGCCGACTATAATGATGTAAATAGAAAAATCTACACAGGTTATTCTCTTGATTATCTTAAAAAAGAGGAGAGTAAATAAATGACTGCAAATGAAATATACGATAAATTAAAGGCAGAATTCGGTGATGATATTCTGGCATTTTCTGAAGATGCATCAACAGAAGCTTTTATTACAGTTCGTCCGCAAAGAATTACTGAAGTTTGTCTTTATCTAAGAGATGAACCCGAATTTCTTTTCGACTATATGGTGAATTTATCGGGTGTTGACTACAAAACAAATATGACTGTTGTTTATCACTTATATTCACTTCCTAAGAATCACAGAATAGTGCTTAAAGTAGAACTTGACAGAGATACGCCCCTAGTACCTACAGTCGAAAAAGTATGGAAAACAGCAAATTGGCATGAGAGAGAAGCATTCGATATGTTCGGAATTGTCTTTGAAGGTCATCCTTTTATGGTTAGAATTTTATGTCCTTATGACTGGGAAGGTTATCCGCTCCGAAAAGATTACAAGGAGCCGGAAACATATCATGGTATTAAGGTAGCTTACTAATTTTGAAAAATAATGCTAAGAAGATAAATTATGACTGAGAAAAAAATACTTGACGTTGATTTTGGCAGGGTAGAAACTGAAAGAATGAGGATTAATATGGGTCCTCAGCACCCCTCAACACACGGTGTACTTCGCTTGGAAGTCGAGGTTGACGGTGAAATCGTAACTGAAGTTGTGCCTCATATCGGCTATCTTCACAGATGTTTCGAGAAATCATGTGAAAAAATGTCATACCCACAAGTCATACCTTTCATTGACAGAATGGATTATATTGCCTCAATGAATAATGAGCTTCCTTATGTAATGGGTATGGAAAAACTTCTTGGAATTACAGTTCCTGAAAGAATCGAAATGATTCGTGTAGCGTTTTGCGAGCTAAATCGTATAGCTAATCATCAGATAGCTGTTGCGACTTTCGGTCTGGATTGTGGTGCATTCACTCCGTTTCTCTATTTATTCCGAGACAGAGAAATGATTCTCAATCTTTTCGAAAAAGCCTCCGGCGGCAGACTACTTTTTAATTACTTCTGGATTGGTGGTCTTATGCGTGATGTTCCGCCTACATTCAAAAGTGAGTGTATGGATATTGTCAATACTGTAAGACAAACTAATGCTGAAATTATGCGACTCCTTATCGGTAACAGTATTTTTGTCGAAAGGACAGCTAATGTTGGTATTCTTCCTGCAGATATTGCTATAAATTATGGTGTTAGCGGTCCGGTTCTACGCGGCTCAGGTGTTCCTTATGATTTACGCAGATCAGAGCCGTACTCAATTTATGACAAGCTTGATTTTGATGTAGTTGTCGGAAAAGGCGAAGCAGGAACTGTCGGCGACAGCTTTGACAGAAATATTGTCAGAATGAAAGAAATGGAAGAAAGTTGCAAAATAATAGAGCAGATAGTTGCACAATTTCCTGACGAAAGTTCGGATGTTCGTGCTCTTGTGCCTCGCAGAGCAAAGCCACCAAAAGGTGAAATATATGCAAAAGCTGAAAATCCAAAAGGAGAATTAGGATTTTATATTGTTAGTGACGGCTCTGTAAATCCTTACAGAATGCGTTCGAGAGCAACCAGCTTTGTAAATCT
This window of the Ignavibacteriota bacterium genome carries:
- a CDS encoding TRL-like family protein encodes the protein MKLKLFIAAISLSVIALLSSCSLTLPAAATSNPIGSKVGTAKGTGFFGVLFFDADASIRTAAKNGGITKVSTVDVKMSNILGIIVSYETIVTGE
- a CDS encoding MBL fold metallo-hydrolase — encoded protein: MNLFNKSELPASNPELETIKTGWKGNPINSEGKFDNHEFPFNNDITRVIKWQFEKNPQKAEKNNDTFRLPVVDGSDFLKSTEDGLIWIGHATYLIRINGKLIITDPIFTVPSPMMKRFSALPIKPEYINNLDYILLSHEHYDHLNKESFKLIVKNNPQAKLLTGLKLGQYLRDWAPQNQIQEAGWYQKYNITSDGIEITFLPTRHWGTRGISGFNNKLWGAFMIQAAGKSIYFGGDSGYGSHFKEVFELFGAPDYAIIGIGAYKPEWFMAPSHTSPADALKAANDMKAKNFLPMHFGTFDLSDEPIGDPYREVNRIYKSNYSQVFKMTIPNIGEKIRF
- a CDS encoding NADH-quinone oxidoreductase subunit A; translated protein: MDMLTEYSVVLVFLFVGVFFVAAGIVVAALIRPSRPNPRKNSTYESGEEPIGSPWIQFNNRFYIIALAFIIFDVELVMLFPWAVVFKEMGWFAFWGMIVFAFILALGLAYDWAKGLLDWEKPQPQIPVLSDLVTTREEYLKNIKTKEN
- a CDS encoding NADH-quinone oxidoreductase subunit B produces the protein MGLLNRLDDPIQGDGIILGTVEDILNWGRSKSDWYLQFGLACCAIEFMALNASHFDMMRFGAIPRTSPRQADFIIVSGTVTLKMADRIKTLYEQMSEPRYVMSMGSCSNSGGPYWEHGYHVLKGVDRIIPVDVYVPGCPPRPEAFFEGLVKLQKMISTQAIFRKREKMSPEDLAALELRQKKVREYQERVKQENADYNDVNRKIYTGYSLDYLKKEESK
- a CDS encoding NADH-quinone oxidoreductase subunit C translates to MTANEIYDKLKAEFGDDILAFSEDASTEAFITVRPQRITEVCLYLRDEPEFLFDYMVNLSGVDYKTNMTVVYHLYSLPKNHRIVLKVELDRDTPLVPTVEKVWKTANWHEREAFDMFGIVFEGHPFMVRILCPYDWEGYPLRKDYKEPETYHGIKVAY
- a CDS encoding NADH-quinone oxidoreductase subunit D, yielding MTEKKILDVDFGRVETERMRINMGPQHPSTHGVLRLEVEVDGEIVTEVVPHIGYLHRCFEKSCEKMSYPQVIPFIDRMDYIASMNNELPYVMGMEKLLGITVPERIEMIRVAFCELNRIANHQIAVATFGLDCGAFTPFLYLFRDREMILNLFEKASGGRLLFNYFWIGGLMRDVPPTFKSECMDIVNTVRQTNAEIMRLLIGNSIFVERTANVGILPADIAINYGVSGPVLRGSGVPYDLRRSEPYSIYDKLDFDVVVGKGEAGTVGDSFDRNIVRMKEMEESCKIIEQIVAQFPDESSDVRALVPRRAKPPKGEIYAKAENPKGELGFYIVSDGSVNPYRMRSRATSFVNLSVLPEISKGYMIADLIMILGSLDIVLGEIDR